A region from the uncultured Sunxiuqinia sp. genome encodes:
- the mutS gene encoding DNA mismatch repair protein MutS, translated as MKQYYDIKDKHPDAVLLFRVGDFYETFGEDAIKTAEILGITLTKRANGAASFVELAGFPHHALDTYLPKLVRAGQRVAICEQLEDPKMTKKIVKRGITELVTPGVSINDNILEHRENNFLASVHFDKKMAGVAFLDISTGEFLTAEGSFEYIDKLLNSFKPKEVLFQRGKGNDFIALFGGKFYTYTMDDWVYNEDAATDRLLRHFETKSLKGFGVQDLNYGIMASGAILHYLDLTQHHQLQHVTSLSRIEEDKYVWLDRFTIRNLELFGVINEGAKTLSQVLDKTISPMGSRMLKRWIALPLKEISAINDRLSVVEYFTQRDAEKEELSEHIRQIGDLERIISKVAVGRINPREVVQLRNALRAIEPIKKYSEGVDQDVVNRMAEQLNPCLAIRERMEREITNDPPVLVNRGNVIQDGISEELDELRKLAYSGKDYLVQMQDRESKRTGISSLKIAFNNVFGYYIEVRNTHKDKVPEEWIRKQTLVNAERYITEELKEYESKILGAEEKILALEVRLFNELVVALSEYIQSIQLNAVVIAKLDCLLSFATSAVEYDYYKPEMNDSTKIDIKEGRHPVIEQQLPIGETYISNNVVLDQEDQQVIIITGPNMAGKSALLRQTALIVLMAQIGSFVPATEAKIGYVDKIFTRVGASDNISLGESTFMVEMNEAASILNNVSDRSLILLDELGRGTSTYDGISIAWSIVEYLHEHPKAKAKTLFATHYHELNEMEKSFGRVKNYNVTIKEVANKVIFLRKLVRGGSNHSFGIHVAKMAGMPPSVVGRADEILAQLEETNRKDSLAKPLEGMAEHREGFQMSFFQLDDPVLKQIRDEIKTLDIDNLTPIEALNKLHGIKKLSGLK; from the coding sequence ATGAAGCAGTATTATGATATCAAAGACAAACATCCGGATGCCGTACTCTTATTTCGTGTGGGTGATTTTTACGAAACGTTTGGAGAAGATGCAATTAAGACCGCCGAAATACTGGGAATCACTTTAACCAAACGAGCTAACGGGGCTGCCAGTTTCGTTGAATTGGCCGGGTTTCCGCATCATGCGTTAGATACTTATTTGCCAAAACTGGTTCGTGCCGGACAACGAGTTGCTATTTGTGAGCAATTGGAAGATCCGAAAATGACTAAGAAAATCGTGAAGCGTGGAATTACAGAGCTGGTAACACCGGGAGTTTCCATCAATGATAATATCTTGGAGCATCGCGAGAATAATTTTCTGGCCTCTGTTCATTTCGATAAAAAGATGGCAGGTGTCGCGTTTCTGGATATCTCAACCGGGGAGTTTTTAACAGCGGAAGGTAGTTTCGAATACATTGATAAATTGCTGAATTCTTTCAAACCCAAAGAAGTGTTATTTCAACGTGGGAAGGGCAATGATTTTATTGCCTTGTTTGGGGGTAAGTTTTATACCTACACCATGGATGACTGGGTGTATAACGAGGACGCTGCTACCGACCGTTTACTTCGACATTTTGAAACCAAATCATTGAAAGGTTTCGGTGTGCAGGATTTGAATTATGGAATCATGGCTTCCGGCGCTATCTTGCACTACCTGGATTTAACTCAGCATCACCAACTTCAGCATGTGACTTCACTTTCGCGAATTGAGGAAGATAAATACGTTTGGCTGGATCGGTTTACAATCAGAAATCTGGAACTTTTTGGGGTGATTAACGAGGGGGCGAAAACACTTTCTCAGGTTTTGGATAAAACAATTTCGCCCATGGGGTCACGCATGTTAAAACGCTGGATTGCACTCCCTTTAAAGGAAATATCGGCTATTAACGATCGACTGTCAGTCGTTGAGTATTTTACCCAGCGTGATGCTGAAAAAGAGGAGTTGAGTGAGCACATTCGTCAGATTGGAGATTTGGAACGGATCATCTCGAAGGTCGCTGTTGGGCGGATTAACCCGCGTGAGGTTGTTCAGCTACGAAATGCGCTTCGTGCTATTGAGCCGATTAAAAAATACAGTGAAGGGGTTGATCAGGACGTGGTCAATCGAATGGCTGAGCAGCTAAATCCTTGTTTGGCGATTCGCGAACGCATGGAACGAGAGATAACCAATGATCCTCCAGTACTCGTAAATCGGGGAAATGTTATTCAGGATGGAATTTCGGAGGAACTGGATGAGCTTCGCAAACTGGCTTATTCGGGAAAAGATTACCTTGTTCAAATGCAGGATCGGGAGTCGAAACGCACAGGTATTTCGTCGCTGAAGATTGCGTTTAACAATGTTTTTGGGTATTACATTGAAGTGCGTAATACGCATAAAGATAAAGTCCCCGAAGAATGGATCAGAAAGCAAACGTTAGTAAATGCAGAACGATACATCACGGAAGAATTAAAAGAATACGAGAGTAAAATATTAGGAGCCGAGGAAAAAATTCTGGCATTGGAAGTTCGATTGTTTAATGAGTTGGTTGTGGCTTTGTCTGAATACATTCAATCCATTCAATTAAACGCGGTGGTTATAGCTAAGTTAGATTGTTTGCTTTCTTTTGCCACATCGGCGGTTGAATATGATTATTACAAGCCCGAGATGAATGATTCAACAAAAATCGATATCAAGGAAGGGCGACACCCGGTAATTGAACAACAGCTGCCGATTGGCGAAACATACATCAGCAACAACGTTGTTTTAGATCAGGAAGACCAACAGGTGATTATTATCACGGGACCAAATATGGCGGGTAAATCCGCTTTGCTTCGACAAACTGCCCTGATTGTGTTGATGGCACAAATTGGTTCATTTGTTCCTGCCACGGAAGCAAAGATTGGTTATGTCGATAAAATTTTCACTCGTGTTGGAGCATCTGACAACATTTCGCTGGGCGAGTCGACCTTTATGGTTGAAATGAATGAGGCTGCCAGTATTTTAAACAATGTGTCGGATAGAAGCTTGATTTTACTGGATGAGCTGGGACGTGGAACTTCAACCTACGATGGAATTTCCATTGCCTGGTCGATTGTTGAATATTTGCACGAACATCCAAAGGCAAAAGCTAAAACGTTATTTGCTACGCACTATCATGAGCTGAATGAAATGGAAAAATCCTTTGGTCGGGTAAAGAACTACAATGTCACGATAAAGGAAGTGGCCAATAAGGTGATTTTCTTGCGTAAATTGGTTCGTGGTGGCAGCAACCATAGTTTTGGTATTCATGTGGCTAAAATGGCCGGAATGCCACCCTCTGTGGTCGGTCGTGCTGATGAAATCCTGGCTCAACTGGAGGAAACGAACCGAAAAGATAGTTTAGCTAAGCCTTTGGAAGGAATGGCAGAGCATCGTGAAGGATTTCAAATGAGTTTTTTCCAGTTAGATGACCCGGTTTTGAAACAGATTCGGGATGAGATTAAAACGCTGGATATTGATAATCTAACTCCTATAGAGGCACTTAACAAATTACATGGAATTAAAAAGCTTTCGGGTTTAAAATAG
- a CDS encoding helix-turn-helix domain-containing protein: MDNKDFNIRIKKLREKKGLSQDELANLSGLSLRTIQRIERNETNPLGDTKRKILKILKSYPDADFNSESEPKMIEKDDFLNTLMIKYQYLLILNIFSLLLISVGLSGLEGFLFFGLVVGFLSLVLLSMSAVYHLKKQGFKRGFKYLTFSLTSILIYFFIVSWFIPFKTVQNTIINGVTTRIERNPITGKTDTAIIKDKSVVNYK; the protein is encoded by the coding sequence ATGGACAATAAAGACTTCAATATTAGAATTAAAAAACTTCGAGAAAAGAAAGGATTGTCTCAAGACGAACTTGCCAATCTGTCTGGATTAAGTTTAAGGACAATTCAAAGGATAGAAAGAAATGAAACGAATCCTCTGGGAGATACAAAAAGAAAGATTTTAAAAATTCTAAAATCATACCCAGATGCAGATTTTAATAGTGAATCTGAACCTAAGATGATTGAGAAAGATGATTTCTTGAATACATTGATGATAAAATATCAATATTTGCTAATTCTGAATATTTTTTCATTGTTATTGATTTCAGTTGGATTATCTGGATTAGAAGGATTTTTATTTTTTGGTTTGGTGGTCGGATTTTTATCTCTTGTTTTACTTTCGATGTCAGCCGTATATCATTTGAAGAAACAAGGTTTTAAACGTGGCTTTAAATATCTGACGTTTTCATTGACTTCTATTTTAATATATTTTTTTATAGTCTCATGGTTCATTCCATTCAAAACAGTACAAAATACGATTATAAATGGTGTGACAACTAGAATTGAAAGAAATCCAATTACTGGCAAAACCGACACAGCCATAATTAAAGATAAGAGTGTTGTGAATTATAAATAA